TTTTGCTTTAACTTACCCTGATTATCACCGTGAAATGAGTTTAGCAAAAGAACGTATAAAGACAGGTGAAATATTAAAGACTCCTGCTGGAGAAATTGAGTATTCAGTAGAAGGTGAAGGAACTCCAATGCTCCTTTTACATGGAGCTGGAGGCGGCTTTGATCAGGGTCTCTGGATGAAAAAAGTATTTCTTGAAGATAAATATAAATTTATCTCGGTGTCAAGATATGGTTTTCTCCGTTCACCAATTCCAGACAATGCATCAATTAAGAATCAAGCCGCATTATATTCTGCTCTCCTTGATGATCTCAATGTAACAAAAGTCATAGTAGTGGCCGGTTCAGCAGGAGGCGCTTCGGCTATCCAGTTCGCCAATGATTATCCTGAAAAGACTTTAGCTCTAATATTATTATTTGCAGTAAGCGGGCCCGAACCGGAAGGAAGCGAAGAGCCCATCAGTACTAAAATAATTCATCTGATACAGCAATCGGATTATACCTACTGGATTTTTTCTGAATT
This is a stretch of genomic DNA from Candidatus Methanoperedens sp.. It encodes these proteins:
- a CDS encoding alpha/beta hydrolase; translation: MSLAKERIKTGEILKTPAGEIEYSVEGEGTPMLLLHGAGGGFDQGLWMKKVFLEDKYKFISVSRYGFLRSPIPDNASIKNQAALYSALLDDLNVTKVIVVAGSAGGASAIQFANDYPEKTLALILLFAVSGPEPEGSEEPISTKIIHLIQQSDYTYWIFSEFMESSILNLMGVPEDVFESFDPEQKRLAKEMLDVMHPMTRRYKGTINDAKMLYLENISTENITSPTLILHSKDDALVNYAHAINSHDKIKQSKLILFETGGHAMLSQLDEVRRNIKEFLNMSGNEILDSE